The Cellulomonas sp. P24 genome contains a region encoding:
- the thiE gene encoding thiamine phosphate synthase, translating to MYLVIGAQNTHRRDIGATVRAAVTGGVSAVQLRDKHASARELMVLATELRDVLAGTGVPLLINDRLDIALACGAQGVHLGQGDLGARHARRLAGPGFLIGQSVHRPEEIADVHALPSGTVDYLGIGPVFPTRTKTDAQPALGLDTLAALRSCTALACVGIGGIDTRNAPSVWATGVDGLAVVSAICDAPDPGAVATTLRRARP from the coding sequence GTGTACTTGGTCATCGGGGCGCAGAACACTCACCGGCGCGACATCGGGGCCACGGTCCGTGCCGCGGTGACCGGCGGGGTCAGCGCCGTCCAGCTGCGCGACAAGCACGCGTCCGCACGCGAGCTGATGGTGCTGGCCACCGAGCTGCGCGACGTACTGGCTGGCACGGGTGTCCCGCTGCTGATCAACGACCGCCTCGACATCGCCTTGGCGTGCGGTGCTCAAGGCGTCCACCTCGGTCAGGGCGACCTGGGCGCCCGCCACGCGCGCCGGTTGGCGGGACCGGGGTTCCTCATCGGGCAGTCGGTCCACCGACCCGAGGAGATCGCCGACGTGCACGCACTGCCCAGCGGGACCGTGGACTACCTCGGCATCGGCCCCGTGTTTCCCACGCGCACCAAGACCGACGCCCAGCCCGCGCTGGGGCTGGATACGCTGGCGGCTCTGCGGTCCTGCACCGCCCTTGCCTGCGTCGGGATCGGCGGCATCGACACCCGCAACGCACCGTCGGTCTGGGCGACCGGGGTCGACGGGCTCGCGGTAGTCTCGGCGATCTGCGACGCACCTGACCCCGGTGCCGTGGCCACCACGTTGCGGCGTGCCCGCCCATGA
- a CDS encoding MFS transporter, whose product MSSRTTPSASPASATTDPSGPPSPSRAAPTPVGAARSAVRGGVLGNYVDQFDIFLPVIALAPAAAHLYGPGDLTAAIGLVFVATLIGRPLGSAIFGPVADRVGRAATTKVTMAGVAVTTALVALVPGREILGPATFYAILGLRFLSGVFIGGGYTSAVPLAIEWTPERRRGLVSGLIMWMSPWANATIAALVLLMLNLLGPQTYSTWGWRIPFAMGAAMALAMLVFYHLHVTDNPDAAPSARASRPLSLVLVGHNGRSLRHLLVLMTGLWLFTDMAVAVLTGQLKTVAHLSDQHVTLTMLCATAASALAMVACGHLSTFTGRRTFFITFGVISAVLAPLTYLAIFRQHTPSSLVLLVVLLEVTTVSVYGPVAAYLTEHFPPAVRSSGYGLTYSMSIVAPALYPYYLPVLQHALGTEPAVAALLTLAGILTALGAAGASRSPRPNKQAPTAMPPEIGSLTLRHPQEQP is encoded by the coding sequence ATGTCCTCACGCACCACGCCGTCGGCCTCCCCCGCATCCGCGACGACGGACCCGAGCGGTCCGCCGTCCCCGTCACGAGCCGCCCCCACGCCGGTGGGTGCGGCCCGTAGCGCGGTTCGGGGCGGTGTGCTCGGCAACTACGTCGACCAGTTCGACATCTTCCTGCCCGTGATCGCCCTGGCCCCGGCCGCAGCCCACCTGTACGGGCCTGGAGATCTGACCGCGGCCATCGGCCTGGTCTTCGTCGCAACCCTCATCGGACGCCCCCTCGGCTCGGCGATCTTCGGCCCCGTGGCCGATCGAGTCGGGCGAGCCGCCACCACGAAGGTGACCATGGCCGGTGTCGCCGTCACCACGGCCCTCGTCGCCCTGGTCCCTGGCCGCGAGATCCTCGGGCCCGCCACGTTCTACGCGATCCTGGGCCTTCGCTTCCTCAGCGGTGTGTTCATCGGCGGCGGATACACCTCGGCCGTCCCCCTGGCCATCGAGTGGACACCTGAGCGTCGGCGCGGGCTGGTCAGTGGCCTGATCATGTGGATGTCCCCCTGGGCGAACGCCACCATCGCCGCCCTCGTCCTCCTCATGCTCAACCTGCTCGGGCCCCAGACGTACAGCACCTGGGGTTGGCGGATCCCGTTCGCGATGGGCGCGGCGATGGCGCTGGCGATGCTCGTCTTCTACCACCTGCACGTCACGGACAATCCCGACGCCGCACCCTCAGCTCGGGCATCCCGGCCGCTCTCTCTCGTGCTGGTGGGCCACAACGGGCGCAGCCTGCGCCACCTGCTGGTCCTGATGACCGGTCTGTGGCTGTTCACCGACATGGCCGTCGCAGTGCTCACCGGCCAGCTCAAGACCGTCGCCCACCTCAGCGACCAACACGTCACCCTCACCATGCTGTGCGCAACCGCCGCATCGGCCCTGGCCATGGTGGCGTGCGGGCACCTGTCGACTTTCACCGGGAGACGGACCTTCTTCATCACCTTCGGTGTCATCTCCGCGGTCCTCGCGCCATTGACCTACCTCGCCATCTTCCGCCAGCACACCCCGAGCTCGCTCGTGCTGCTGGTAGTCCTGCTCGAGGTCACCACCGTCTCGGTCTACGGCCCCGTCGCCGCCTACCTCACCGAGCACTTCCCGCCCGCGGTCCGCTCCAGCGGCTACGGGCTCACCTACAGCATGTCGATCGTCGCCCCCGCCCTGTACCCGTACTACCTCCCAGTGCTCCAGCATGCCCTCGGCACCGAACCGGCCGTCGCCGCACTGCTCACCCTCGCCGGGATCTTGACCGCCCTCGGAGCCGCAGGCGCCTCACGCTCACCCCGGCCCAACAAGCAGGCGCCAACAGCAATGCCCCCGGAGATCGGGTCCTTAACCCTGCGACACCCCCAGGAGCAACCATGA
- a CDS encoding cation diffusion facilitator family transporter — protein MSRDDGTRHDHARADGHGHDHSHDHGHDHTHGVRGVLHGLFFPHSHDAADAIDDALEGSVHGIRAVKISLLGLGLTALLQLAVVMVSGSVALLADTVHNFSDALTAIPLWIAFALTRRRPSARYTYGYGRAEDLAGLFIVAMIALSAVVAGVESARRLIQPMAVANLGWVGVAGLVGFAGNELVAVYRIRVGRRIGSAALVADGMHARADGLTSLAVVVGAAGVAAGVPLADPVIGLRITVAILVVLRGALREVFRRLMDGVEPGLIHRAEHALADVPGVIAVRRVRMRWIGHGLHADAVLDIDPATSLADAHRIAHDGEHALTGALPKVAEVAVHAYPHPSLGSGHGPHFT, from the coding sequence GTGAGTCGCGACGACGGCACGCGCCACGACCATGCTCGCGCGGACGGGCACGGTCACGACCATTCGCACGATCACGGTCACGACCACACCCACGGGGTACGCGGGGTTCTGCATGGGCTGTTCTTCCCTCACAGCCATGATGCGGCGGACGCGATCGACGACGCTCTCGAAGGGAGCGTTCACGGCATCCGTGCGGTCAAGATCTCGTTGCTCGGACTCGGGCTGACGGCGCTGCTCCAGCTTGCGGTCGTGATGGTCTCCGGGTCGGTGGCGCTGCTCGCCGACACGGTGCACAACTTCTCCGACGCACTGACCGCCATCCCGCTGTGGATCGCGTTCGCGCTGACCCGGCGGCGCCCGAGTGCGAGATACACCTACGGCTACGGCCGCGCGGAGGATCTTGCCGGGCTGTTCATCGTTGCGATGATCGCCTTGTCGGCCGTCGTCGCAGGAGTGGAGTCGGCGCGCCGCCTGATCCAGCCGATGGCGGTGGCGAATCTCGGATGGGTTGGAGTGGCCGGTCTGGTGGGCTTCGCCGGCAACGAGCTCGTCGCGGTCTACCGGATCAGGGTCGGGCGCCGCATCGGCTCCGCGGCGTTGGTCGCCGATGGCATGCATGCGCGGGCCGACGGGCTGACCTCCCTCGCCGTGGTCGTGGGGGCGGCGGGTGTCGCGGCGGGAGTCCCACTCGCAGACCCGGTGATCGGGCTGCGGATCACCGTCGCCATCCTGGTGGTGCTGCGCGGTGCGCTGCGCGAGGTGTTCCGCCGGTTGATGGACGGTGTCGAGCCCGGCCTCATCCACCGCGCCGAGCATGCCCTCGCCGACGTCCCGGGCGTGATCGCCGTGCGCCGGGTCCGGATGCGGTGGATCGGGCACGGGTTGCACGCCGACGCGGTGCTGGACATCGACCCGGCGACATCGTTGGCCGACGCGCACCGGATCGCTCATGACGGCGAGCACGCGTTGACAGGGGCGTTGCCGAAGGTGGCGGAGGTCGCCGTCCACGCCTACCCCCACCCGAGTCTCGGTTCCGGGCACGGGCCGCACTTCACGTAG
- a CDS encoding flavodoxin domain-containing protein: MQVLVAIASRHGATREIGSVIADALRAGGHDVVEADPADVALLDPYAAVVLGSAIYNGRWLPEARELAQRTATALSHRPVWLLSSGLAAVLPSGVSFPTEMRDLSERIAARGHRKFAGRLDRSVLSFAERTIIAAARGRDGDYRDLDAIRAWAAEIAAQLDEAFAPPEADTRARRRRDGDS; the protein is encoded by the coding sequence ATGCAGGTCTTGGTCGCAATCGCCTCACGACACGGCGCCACGCGGGAGATCGGCTCGGTCATCGCTGACGCCCTGCGGGCCGGCGGACATGACGTCGTCGAGGCCGATCCGGCCGATGTGGCCCTGCTCGACCCCTACGCCGCCGTGGTGCTCGGTTCGGCCATCTACAACGGGCGCTGGCTGCCCGAGGCGCGCGAGCTCGCCCAGCGCACCGCGACGGCGCTGTCCCATCGCCCGGTCTGGTTGCTCTCCTCGGGCCTGGCCGCTGTACTTCCCTCTGGGGTGAGCTTCCCGACCGAGATGCGCGACCTGAGCGAGCGCATCGCCGCGCGCGGACACAGGAAGTTCGCCGGTCGACTCGACCGCTCCGTGCTGTCGTTCGCCGAACGGACCATCATCGCCGCCGCACGCGGACGCGACGGCGACTACCGCGACCTCGACGCAATACGTGCCTGGGCGGCTGAGATCGCCGCCCAGCTCGACGAGGCGTTCGCGCCGCCCGAGGCGGACACCCGTGCCCGCAGGCGCCGCGACGGTGACAGCTGA
- a CDS encoding bifunctional diguanylate cyclase/phosphodiesterase: MNLLWRAYLVGGALVVAVYLAVPDEIERDLVYVAVGLSSVMAIAVGVRGNRPRRASAWYWMAAGQLCWVVGDGLYSWYQDVAGTTPFPSPADAFYLIAYPLIAIGLVGLIRVRERGLDVGGVIDSSIVTVALGLLSWVVLAGPIARDAGQSMTARVIGVAYPAADILLLAFLVRLLVGPGARTVAFRLLTAATGLLLVADTAFAVLNANSSYQGGAVDLAWLASYVLWGTAALHPSMTAMSEPGLAPAPLTARRLAALTAAILIAPCTLAVELVRGRPVDAWPVTLCSVVLFALVVARMQFAMREVRASAKQRDIAQDDLAHQVAHDSLTQLANRSHAVQMIEAALNRAQRSGSLVGLLFVDLDHFKAVNDTHGHAAGDDVLREIARRMQGNVRAGDTVGRLGGDEFVVLVEAPDTEAGVVDLAERLVRAISAPVRTVGREVVVTASIGIAVVRDGGTDADVLLYEADAAAYRAKSQGRGRAEIFDDALRREHLARVELEAAIRTGLDQGQFVLHYQPIVEVRSRGTTSYEALVRWNRPGHGLVGPDAFIPTAELSNLICDLGRWVLGEATRQLAAWSTPHPGDLTVAVNISGRHLASTEILSDVTRALDAAGLPADRLVLEITETVLVDQPVALAHLRALQELGVGISIDDFGTGYTSIGQMQNLSVDSLKIDRSLVASSTPGADELVRLVVHAAHAFGLTVVGEGVELQTQLDSLEQAQCDLAQGFLFARPRPADELTMPPSVTMNQRTGRGKLGREDPLPAPCAAGLRLERSVSQQGVTATAEAVRR, translated from the coding sequence GTGAACCTTCTGTGGCGTGCCTACCTTGTGGGCGGCGCTCTGGTCGTTGCCGTCTACCTCGCGGTGCCCGACGAGATCGAGCGCGACCTCGTGTACGTGGCGGTGGGTCTGTCCAGTGTGATGGCGATCGCCGTGGGGGTCCGGGGCAACCGACCCAGGCGGGCGTCGGCGTGGTACTGGATGGCGGCAGGCCAGCTGTGCTGGGTCGTGGGGGACGGGCTGTACTCCTGGTACCAGGATGTGGCAGGAACCACCCCGTTTCCGTCCCCGGCCGACGCCTTCTACCTGATCGCTTACCCGCTGATCGCGATCGGGCTGGTCGGCCTGATTCGTGTGCGTGAGCGTGGGCTCGACGTCGGCGGGGTGATCGACAGCAGCATCGTCACGGTCGCGTTGGGGCTGCTGTCCTGGGTCGTCCTTGCGGGTCCGATCGCGCGCGACGCCGGGCAGTCGATGACCGCACGCGTGATCGGCGTGGCCTACCCGGCAGCGGACATCCTGCTGCTCGCCTTCCTGGTGCGGCTCCTGGTCGGGCCCGGTGCCCGAACCGTGGCGTTCCGCCTGCTCACCGCGGCGACGGGACTGCTGCTGGTCGCCGACACCGCGTTCGCGGTGCTCAATGCCAACTCGTCCTACCAGGGTGGGGCAGTGGACCTGGCGTGGCTGGCCTCGTACGTCCTGTGGGGAACGGCCGCGCTGCACCCGTCGATGACGGCGATGTCCGAGCCCGGCCTGGCGCCCGCCCCGCTCACGGCGCGCCGGTTGGCGGCGCTGACCGCTGCCATCCTGATCGCCCCGTGCACGCTCGCGGTCGAGCTCGTCCGCGGAAGGCCCGTCGACGCCTGGCCGGTCACGCTGTGCTCGGTCGTGCTGTTCGCCCTGGTCGTCGCACGCATGCAGTTCGCGATGCGTGAGGTCCGCGCGTCGGCCAAGCAGCGTGACATCGCCCAGGACGACCTCGCCCACCAGGTCGCGCACGACTCGCTGACGCAGCTGGCGAACCGCTCCCACGCGGTCCAGATGATCGAAGCCGCCCTGAACCGGGCCCAGCGCTCCGGGAGCCTGGTCGGGCTGCTGTTCGTCGACCTGGACCACTTCAAGGCGGTCAACGACACCCACGGTCACGCCGCGGGGGACGACGTCCTGCGCGAGATCGCCCGGCGCATGCAGGGCAACGTGCGTGCGGGCGACACCGTCGGACGTCTCGGGGGTGACGAGTTCGTCGTCCTGGTCGAGGCCCCGGACACCGAGGCTGGCGTCGTCGACCTCGCCGAACGCCTCGTCAGAGCCATCTCCGCCCCGGTGCGCACCGTAGGACGTGAGGTGGTCGTCACGGCCAGCATCGGGATCGCGGTGGTCCGCGACGGCGGCACCGACGCGGACGTGCTGCTGTACGAGGCGGACGCGGCGGCCTACCGCGCGAAGTCTCAAGGACGCGGTCGCGCCGAGATCTTCGACGACGCGCTACGCCGCGAGCACCTGGCACGTGTCGAGCTGGAAGCCGCCATCCGGACCGGTCTGGACCAGGGGCAGTTCGTGCTCCACTACCAGCCCATCGTCGAGGTGCGGTCCCGCGGCACGACGAGCTACGAGGCGTTGGTGCGATGGAACCGTCCCGGCCACGGCCTGGTCGGTCCCGATGCGTTCATCCCGACCGCCGAGCTGTCGAACCTCATCTGCGACCTGGGCCGCTGGGTCCTGGGCGAAGCGACCCGACAGCTCGCCGCATGGAGCACGCCCCATCCGGGCGACCTGACCGTCGCCGTGAACATCTCCGGGCGACACCTCGCGAGCACGGAGATCCTCTCGGACGTCACCAGGGCACTTGACGCTGCCGGACTGCCGGCCGATCGCCTGGTGCTGGAGATCACCGAGACGGTGCTGGTCGACCAACCGGTGGCCCTGGCGCACCTGCGCGCCCTGCAGGAGCTCGGGGTCGGGATCAGCATCGACGACTTCGGCACCGGCTACACCTCCATCGGACAGATGCAGAACCTCTCCGTCGACAGCCTCAAGATCGATCGCAGCCTGGTCGCCTCCTCCACTCCCGGCGCCGATGAGCTCGTCCGCCTGGTCGTCCACGCAGCCCACGCCTTCGGGCTGACGGTCGTCGGGGAGGGCGTCGAGCTGCAGACCCAGCTCGACTCGCTCGAGCAGGCGCAGTGCGACCTCGCCCAAGGCTTCCTCTTCGCGCGCCCCCGACCAGCCGACGAGCTCACGATGCCCCCCAGCGTCACGATGAATCAGCGCACCGGACGCGGTAAACTCGGGCGCGAAGACCCGCTGCCGGCCCCCTGTGCAGCGGGTCTTCGCCTCGAGCGGTCGGTTTCGCAGCAGGGGGTCACGGCTACGGCCGAAGCAGTGCGCCGGTAG
- a CDS encoding ArsR/SmtB family transcription factor produces the protein MFYHLRMDAGMQHEPLEHEQALLAVEVFRMLADPTRVQLLWVLIGRELAVNELAALVGKPGPAVSQHLAKLRLGRLVQTRREGTSVFYRIANEHIARLVTDAVHNAEHAATETPAHHGAVSVPARSDGTDARALRGVQ, from the coding sequence ATGTTCTATCATCTGCGTATGGATGCAGGTATGCAGCATGAGCCGCTGGAGCACGAGCAGGCACTGCTGGCGGTCGAGGTGTTCCGGATGCTTGCCGATCCCACGCGGGTGCAGCTGCTGTGGGTGCTGATCGGTCGGGAGCTGGCGGTCAACGAGCTGGCGGCGCTGGTCGGCAAGCCGGGACCAGCCGTCTCTCAGCATCTGGCGAAGCTGCGGCTCGGGCGGTTGGTACAGACGCGGCGTGAGGGCACCAGCGTGTTCTACCGGATCGCCAACGAGCACATCGCCAGGCTGGTCACCGACGCTGTTCACAACGCCGAGCACGCCGCGACCGAGACCCCGGCGCACCACGGCGCGGTGTCAGTCCCGGCGCGGTCGGACGGGACGGACGCCCGTGCCTTGCGGGGTGTGCAGTGA
- the thiC gene encoding phosphomethylpyrimidine synthase ThiC, with the protein MRHTSSAPVSTVTVGPIHGSTKHHVEVPEFAGMRVPVRRVNLSNGEHLDLYDTSGPYTDATAEIDLEAGLPRTRDRWDRPAPVDGAATQLAWARAGIITAEMAYVAAREGLAPELVREEVARGRAVIPANHRHPESEPMIIGKAFAVKVNANIGNSAVTSSIAEEVEKTVWAARWGADTLMDLSTGKDIHLTREWILRNSPLPVGTVPLYQALETVKGDPAALTWEVYRDTVIEQCEQGVDYMTVHAGVLLRYVPLTAGRVTGIVSRGGSIMAAWCLAHHQENFLYTHFVELCEILRRYDVTFSLGDGLRPGSIADANDEAQFAELRTLGELTRVAKSHGVQVMIEGPGHVPMHKIVENVRLEEELCEEAPFYTLGPLATDIAPAYDHITSAIGAAMIAQAGTAMLCYVTPKEHLGLPDRDDVKTGVITYKIAAHAADLAKAHPRAQERDDALSRARFEFRWDDQFALSLDPDTARAFHDQTLPAEPAKTAHFCSMCGPKFCSMRISADVRTYARENGLTSVEAIEAGMAERSAAFTRLGTSVYVPVEGVRR; encoded by the coding sequence ATGCGCCATACCAGTTCTGCACCCGTGTCCACGGTGACCGTTGGTCCGATCCACGGCAGCACCAAGCATCACGTCGAGGTCCCGGAGTTTGCGGGGATGCGGGTGCCGGTTCGGCGGGTGAACCTGAGCAACGGTGAGCACCTGGACCTGTACGACACCTCGGGCCCCTACACCGATGCGACAGCCGAGATTGACCTCGAGGCCGGCCTGCCGCGGACCCGTGACCGGTGGGATCGTCCCGCGCCCGTTGACGGCGCCGCCACGCAGCTGGCCTGGGCCAGGGCGGGGATCATCACCGCGGAGATGGCATACGTGGCCGCGCGTGAAGGCCTGGCGCCGGAGCTCGTGCGCGAGGAGGTCGCGCGTGGGCGGGCGGTGATCCCTGCCAATCATCGGCACCCGGAGAGCGAGCCGATGATCATCGGCAAGGCCTTCGCGGTGAAGGTCAATGCGAACATCGGGAACTCGGCGGTGACCTCCTCGATTGCCGAGGAGGTCGAGAAGACGGTGTGGGCGGCCAGGTGGGGCGCGGACACGTTGATGGACCTGTCCACCGGCAAGGACATCCACCTGACCCGGGAGTGGATCCTGCGGAACTCGCCGCTGCCGGTGGGGACGGTGCCGCTCTACCAGGCGCTGGAGACGGTCAAGGGTGATCCGGCTGCACTGACCTGGGAGGTCTACCGCGACACCGTGATCGAGCAGTGCGAGCAGGGCGTGGACTACATGACCGTCCACGCCGGGGTGCTGCTGCGGTACGTGCCCCTGACCGCCGGTCGCGTGACGGGGATCGTCTCCCGAGGCGGGTCGATCATGGCGGCCTGGTGCCTGGCGCATCATCAGGAGAACTTCCTGTACACGCACTTCGTCGAGCTCTGCGAGATCCTGCGCCGCTACGACGTCACGTTCTCCCTGGGTGACGGGCTGCGCCCCGGGTCCATCGCGGACGCGAACGACGAGGCCCAGTTCGCCGAGCTGCGCACCCTGGGTGAGCTCACCCGGGTCGCGAAGTCCCACGGCGTGCAGGTGATGATCGAGGGTCCCGGTCACGTCCCGATGCACAAGATCGTCGAGAACGTCCGGCTCGAGGAGGAGCTCTGCGAGGAGGCGCCGTTCTACACGCTCGGCCCGCTGGCGACCGACATCGCACCTGCCTACGACCACATCACCTCGGCCATCGGCGCGGCGATGATCGCCCAGGCCGGGACCGCGATGCTGTGCTACGTCACCCCCAAGGAGCACCTCGGGCTCCCCGACCGCGACGACGTGAAGACCGGGGTCATCACCTACAAGATCGCGGCCCACGCCGCAGACCTGGCCAAGGCGCACCCGCGCGCCCAGGAACGTGACGACGCGCTGAGCCGGGCCCGGTTCGAGTTCCGCTGGGACGACCAGTTCGCGCTGTCGTTGGACCCCGACACCGCACGGGCGTTCCACGACCAGACGCTGCCGGCCGAGCCCGCGAAGACCGCGCACTTCTGTTCGATGTGCGGTCCGAAGTTCTGCTCGATGCGTATCTCTGCCGACGTGCGCACCTACGCCCGCGAGAACGGCCTGACCAGCGTGGAGGCGATCGAGGCGGGCATGGCCGAAAGGTCCGCCGCGTTCACACGGTTGGGCACCTCGGTGTACGTGCCCGTCGAAGGGGTGCGGCGATGA
- the thiD gene encoding bifunctional hydroxymethylpyrimidine kinase/phosphomethylpyrimidine kinase, whose product MTIAGTDPSGGAGIQADLKTFSALGVYGTSVITAVVAQNTRGVAAIHPISGAFVSAQLEALFADVRIDAVKIGMLGTTQVVEAVAGALRWHRPRYVVLDPVMVASSGHRLLSLEATDALRELLLPLVDLITPNTAEAADLLGEAPAVTVADAVDQLGRLTRLCPGVLLTGGHLDGPQCTDLLSIEGAITRFAAPRVVTGNTHGTGCTLSSAITALRPGRPDWASTIGDAKDYLTAALRAAEALDVGHGPGPVHHFHALWPQATTPPTAP is encoded by the coding sequence TTGACCATCGCTGGCACCGACCCCAGCGGTGGTGCGGGCATCCAGGCCGACCTGAAGACGTTCTCCGCCCTGGGCGTCTACGGCACGAGCGTCATCACCGCCGTGGTCGCCCAGAACACCCGCGGCGTGGCAGCGATCCACCCGATCTCCGGGGCGTTCGTGAGCGCCCAGCTCGAGGCGCTGTTCGCCGACGTGCGCATCGATGCGGTCAAGATCGGGATGCTCGGCACCACACAGGTCGTCGAAGCCGTCGCCGGCGCGCTGCGCTGGCACCGACCTCGCTACGTGGTGCTCGATCCCGTCATGGTGGCCAGCAGCGGGCACAGGCTGCTCAGTCTCGAGGCGACCGATGCCCTGCGTGAGCTGCTCCTGCCGCTCGTCGACCTGATCACTCCGAACACCGCCGAGGCCGCCGACCTGCTCGGTGAGGCGCCGGCCGTCACCGTCGCAGACGCCGTCGACCAGCTCGGCAGGCTCACACGACTGTGCCCAGGTGTCCTGCTCACAGGAGGCCACCTCGACGGTCCGCAGTGCACCGACCTGTTGAGTATCGAGGGGGCAATCACCCGGTTCGCGGCGCCGCGCGTGGTGACCGGCAACACGCACGGCACCGGGTGCACGCTCTCCTCCGCGATCACAGCCCTTCGCCCAGGCCGACCCGACTGGGCCAGCACCATAGGCGACGCCAAGGACTACCTGACCGCGGCACTGCGCGCGGCGGAGGCCCTCGACGTCGGCCACGGCCCCGGTCCCGTGCACCACTTCCACGCCCTGTGGCCGCAGGCCACGACACCCCCGACAGCGCCCTGA
- the thiM gene encoding hydroxyethylthiazole kinase — protein sequence MSTVPEPATVPSSSGAALSTGARASAQDAIRILGAIRTRGPLVHCMTNIVVAGFTANVLLAVGASPAMVENSEESAEFARVADAVLVNLGTLSPDKVTAMRAAVAAAERAGTPWILDPVAVGALGYRTRFAAELVTQGPAVVRGNASEILSLAGAAGAAGRGVDSTTTSVDALERAAELARRVGTTVAVSGAVDYLSDGTQVLEVHSGHPMMTRVTGVGCALGALVAACCAVESSPLIAAGAATTILTVAGEVAAAASAGPGSFAVSLLDALDGLDAPTLRTHVG from the coding sequence ATGAGCACGGTCCCCGAGCCCGCCACCGTCCCGTCGTCCTCCGGAGCCGCGCTCTCAACCGGTGCGCGCGCGTCCGCCCAGGACGCGATCCGCATCCTGGGTGCGATCCGCACGCGCGGGCCACTGGTGCACTGCATGACCAACATCGTGGTGGCGGGATTCACCGCGAACGTCCTGCTGGCCGTCGGTGCGTCGCCGGCGATGGTGGAGAACTCCGAGGAGTCCGCGGAGTTCGCCCGGGTGGCCGACGCCGTGCTGGTCAACCTCGGGACGCTGTCGCCCGACAAGGTCACCGCGATGCGGGCAGCGGTCGCCGCAGCGGAGCGTGCCGGCACCCCCTGGATCCTGGACCCGGTCGCCGTCGGTGCGCTCGGGTACCGGACGCGGTTCGCGGCCGAGCTCGTGACGCAGGGCCCGGCGGTCGTGCGCGGCAACGCCTCGGAGATCTTGTCCCTGGCCGGTGCCGCCGGTGCTGCGGGGCGTGGGGTGGACTCGACGACCACCTCGGTGGATGCCCTGGAACGTGCGGCCGAGCTTGCCCGGCGGGTGGGGACCACGGTCGCCGTCAGTGGCGCCGTGGACTACCTGTCCGACGGGACCCAGGTGCTGGAGGTGCACTCCGGTCACCCGATGATGACCCGCGTGACCGGCGTCGGGTGCGCCCTGGGGGCCCTGGTCGCGGCCTGCTGCGCCGTGGAGAGCTCCCCGCTGATCGCTGCGGGCGCCGCAACGACGATCTTGACCGTGGCCGGAGAGGTCGCCGCCGCGGCGAGCGCCGGTCCTGGAAGCTTCGCCGTCTCGTTGCTCGATGCCCTGGACGGCTTGGACGCCCCCACCCTGCGCACCCACGTCGGCTGA